Proteins from one Desulfatiglans sp. genomic window:
- a CDS encoding DUF523 and DUF1722 domain-containing protein, with amino-acid sequence MKRDGWQNEPVKVGISACLMGDAVRYDGGHKHDRFLTDTLGQYVEYVKVCPEVECGLPVPRESMHLTGDAKSPRLVTVRTNIDHTERMVSWAKRRVKELENEGLCGFIFKSGSPSSGMERVKVYNEKGIPGNNGVGMFAGIFMEHFPLIPVEEEGRLHDPVLRENFIVRIFTLKHWREVIKESRSLGNIVSYHTKNKLLILSHSEVHYRKMGSLVAKGKGVPIKELYNEYETLLMDALKLKTTRSKNCNVLQHILGYFKKELTSDEKQELLDIILDYQNGFIPLIVPITLINHYVRKYGQPYLKEQTYLNPHPMNLKLRNHV; translated from the coding sequence CAGGTTTCTGACCGACACCCTCGGTCAGTATGTGGAATATGTCAAGGTATGCCCTGAGGTGGAGTGCGGTCTGCCCGTGCCCAGGGAGAGCATGCACCTTACTGGAGATGCTAAATCACCCCGTCTTGTGACTGTTCGAACAAATATTGACCACACCGAAAGGATGGTCTCATGGGCAAAAAGGCGGGTAAAAGAGCTTGAAAATGAAGGGCTGTGCGGATTCATCTTCAAGAGCGGCTCCCCCAGCAGCGGCATGGAAAGGGTAAAGGTCTATAATGAAAAGGGCATTCCAGGCAATAATGGGGTAGGAATGTTTGCCGGAATCTTTATGGAACATTTTCCATTAATACCTGTGGAGGAAGAAGGGCGGTTACATGACCCTGTTTTAAGGGAAAATTTTATTGTCAGAATCTTTACCCTTAAGCACTGGCGTGAGGTTATCAAGGAATCAAGGAGCCTGGGTAATATAGTGAGCTACCATACAAAGAATAAACTTCTTATCCTGTCACACAGTGAGGTGCACTACCGCAAGATGGGCAGTCTTGTGGCCAAAGGAAAGGGAGTGCCCATCAAAGAATTATATAATGAATATGAAACGCTGCTGATGGATGCCCTTAAATTGAAAACCACCCGAAGCAAAAATTGTAATGTTCTTCAGCATATTTTAGGATATTTTAAAAAGGAGCTGACCTCTGATGAAAAGCAGGAGCTCCTTGATATCATACTGGATTATCAAAATGGTTTTATACCCCTGATTGTTCCGATAACGCTCATCAATCACTATGTTCGCAAGTATGGGCAGCCTTATCTTAAAGAGCAAACATACCTTAACCCTCATCCCATGAATCTCAAGCTGAGAAATCATGTCTGA
- a CDS encoding protein-ADP-ribose hydrolase, whose translation MKNDFLPKGVTLSSYKSRIKLNEKYMPESANSLTPDEKNAIIDSLLNTLVAEERLYDKQTIPEKPEDKRMLIRSLLNIRPPGAMRQSFINKLDMLLQHELKEKSLTDSSALLPVSKRFPGNRLKNPDLIFLWKGDITSLRVDAIVNAANDRMLGCFQPMHNCIDNVIHSAAGPLLREDCKIIMDMQGRREDTGDAKITRGYNLPARFVIHTVGPIIRGDEVAQYQKEELASCYISSLTLAAQIRDIKSIAFPCISTGVFNFPQGLAAETAVKTADEWLYNNPNTFTQIIFNVFLEEDFNLYERIFRG comes from the coding sequence ATGAAGAATGATTTTTTGCCCAAAGGAGTTACTCTTTCCAGTTATAAATCCCGAATAAAACTCAATGAAAAATACATGCCCGAATCGGCAAACTCATTAACCCCGGATGAAAAGAATGCAATTATAGACTCCCTTCTGAATACCCTGGTAGCAGAAGAAAGGCTTTATGATAAACAAACGATCCCTGAAAAGCCTGAGGATAAAAGAATGCTTATCAGGTCCTTACTCAATATTCGTCCTCCTGGTGCGATGCGGCAATCATTTATCAACAAACTGGACATGCTGCTTCAGCATGAGCTTAAAGAGAAGAGCCTTACAGACAGCAGCGCCCTCTTGCCTGTATCAAAAAGATTCCCCGGCAACCGGCTTAAAAATCCTGACCTTATCTTTTTATGGAAGGGGGATATTACATCTCTCAGAGTGGACGCTATAGTAAATGCCGCAAATGACCGAATGCTAGGCTGCTTTCAGCCCATGCATAACTGCATTGATAATGTGATTCACAGTGCGGCCGGGCCGCTTCTCCGTGAAGATTGTAAAATTATCATGGATATGCAGGGGAGACGGGAAGATACCGGGGATGCCAAGATAACAAGGGGCTACAACTTACCAGCAAGGTTTGTGATCCATACGGTTGGTCCAATAATCAGAGGAGACGAGGTAGCTCAATATCAGAAAGAGGAGCTCGCATCCTGCTATATCAGTTCCCTAACTCTGGCAGCGCAGATCAGGGATATAAAATCCATAGCATTCCCATGCATATCAACCGGGGTCTTCAACTTTCCACAGGGGCTCGCGGCAGAAACGGCTGTTAAAACTGCGGATGAGTGGCTTTATAACAACCCCAATACCTTTACGCAGATAATTTTCAATGTCTTTCTTGAGGAGGATTTTAATTTATATGAACGAATATTCAGGGGATAG
- a CDS encoding DUF342 domain-containing protein, which translates to MNYRVRIKSKSRNDAITEGAEMLGVDPSNVFALEESPENWVVIINDSPGEYELEIRDDKMAAILRSVTPPAGNGRPVTNEDIEKALSDMGVTHGIESNTIKKALDEVNATGKLQGSVIIAKGDPPQKGEKARIDLLIGRDASNKEPRASVMVKPGQVVAIKTPAHSGAPGKNIFGEDVPSLPGDDISLLPGENIALKNRETEYVSLVYGAARSTWQGVSVTDLVSVSKDKMYVEMPLFPVLSDNSRLTLDDITSILKGKGIKHGIDLSAIQAAFEKGEPVDNFRVAEATPAKNGIDSKVEFLFRVNGLDPKEADQKKSGGFIPEVETRDIVLGGEILARIIPSVKQEDGKNVTGEVIKAVKPEELKIRTGANVETRENGFVFVVSEGIKAGYPEYSGDTISVINPLEISEERLSASVMLYTSSSNKRAMTSELVRDIIERADIKFGITLDELEGFLSSDGKKKFPPKKITVAKGIAPVHGEDAVINIKFRKGKEAGNLDSNTGRMDFREQSSIHNVKKDELLAEKVPLTAGTDGKDIFGEIIHAAPGKDCKLNFGTNVILSPDGLSLVSGMDGMVAIQDGNRISVTQSHEVQGDIDMNTGNLTMDGSLVIKGWVSSGFSVKASGEIHIGKGVEQSVIDAGAGLFIHGGIVG; encoded by the coding sequence ATGAATTACAGGGTCCGCATAAAATCAAAAAGCAGGAACGATGCCATTACCGAAGGTGCGGAAATGCTGGGCGTTGACCCTTCAAATGTGTTTGCACTTGAGGAGTCCCCTGAAAATTGGGTTGTAATCATTAATGATTCCCCTGGCGAGTATGAACTGGAAATCCGTGATGACAAAATGGCGGCCATACTGAGGAGTGTTACTCCCCCTGCGGGAAACGGGCGCCCTGTAACAAATGAAGATATAGAAAAGGCCCTCTCAGACATGGGGGTAACACATGGCATAGAGAGTAATACAATAAAGAAGGCACTGGATGAGGTCAATGCTACAGGTAAATTACAGGGAAGTGTAATTATTGCAAAAGGGGACCCGCCTCAGAAAGGTGAAAAGGCCCGGATCGATTTATTGATCGGTCGTGATGCCTCTAATAAAGAGCCAAGGGCATCCGTTATGGTAAAGCCGGGCCAGGTGGTTGCAATAAAAACCCCGGCACATTCAGGCGCCCCCGGTAAAAACATATTCGGTGAGGATGTCCCCTCACTCCCTGGCGATGATATATCCCTTTTGCCAGGGGAGAATATTGCACTAAAAAACAGGGAGACAGAGTATGTTTCCCTTGTCTATGGCGCAGCAAGGTCAACATGGCAGGGGGTTTCTGTTACTGATCTCGTAAGTGTCAGCAAAGATAAAATGTATGTGGAGATGCCTCTTTTTCCTGTTCTTTCGGATAACAGCAGGCTGACTCTGGATGACATCACCAGTATCCTTAAAGGCAAAGGGATAAAACACGGCATAGACTTGTCTGCAATACAAGCAGCTTTTGAAAAAGGGGAGCCTGTTGATAACTTCAGGGTGGCCGAGGCAACCCCTGCAAAAAACGGCATTGATTCAAAGGTGGAATTTCTTTTCAGGGTCAATGGGCTAGATCCGAAGGAAGCTGATCAGAAAAAGAGCGGTGGATTTATTCCTGAGGTTGAAACAAGGGATATTGTATTAGGAGGGGAGATACTTGCCCGCATAATTCCCTCTGTAAAGCAGGAAGACGGGAAGAATGTAACAGGCGAGGTAATAAAGGCAGTCAAACCTGAAGAGCTCAAGATCAGGACAGGCGCCAATGTTGAAACAAGAGAGAACGGTTTTGTATTTGTAGTTTCCGAAGGCATCAAAGCCGGGTATCCTGAATATTCAGGCGATACTATATCTGTGATAAACCCCCTTGAGATATCCGAAGAGAGATTATCTGCAAGCGTAATGCTCTATACCTCATCTTCAAATAAAAGGGCTATGACAAGCGAGCTTGTAAGGGATATCATAGAAAGGGCAGATATCAAATTTGGCATTACTCTAGATGAGTTAGAGGGCTTTCTATCATCTGATGGTAAAAAGAAATTTCCTCCAAAAAAAATAACTGTTGCAAAGGGTATTGCCCCTGTTCACGGTGAGGATGCCGTAATCAACATCAAGTTCCGCAAGGGTAAAGAGGCAGGCAACCTTGACAGTAATACCGGGCGCATGGATTTTAGGGAGCAGTCATCTATACATAATGTAAAAAAAGATGAACTACTTGCGGAAAAGGTACCCCTCACAGCAGGCACTGATGGAAAGGATATATTCGGAGAGATAATCCATGCGGCCCCAGGTAAAGATTGTAAACTCAATTTCGGGACAAATGTTATTCTGTCTCCAGACGGTCTCAGTCTGGTCTCCGGTATGGACGGTATGGTGGCTATCCAGGATGGTAACAGGATATCTGTCACCCAGAGCCATGAGGTACAGGGTGATATAGACATGAATACAGGTAATCTTACAATGGATGGGTCGCTTGTTATCAAAGGATGGGTTTCTTCAGGTTTTTCTGTGAAGGCAAGCGGTGAGATACATATAGGTAAGGGGGTGGAGCAGTCTGTAATAGATGCTGGAGCCGGGCTATTTATACATGGGGGGATTGTGGGAG